In one window of Erinaceus europaeus chromosome 17, mEriEur2.1, whole genome shotgun sequence DNA:
- the RAPSN gene encoding 43 kDa receptor-associated protein of the synapse isoform X1, which translates to MGQDQAKQQIEKGLQLYRSNQTEKALQVWMKVLEKSADLVGRFRVLGCLVTAHSEMGRYKEMLKFAVVQIDTARELEDADFLLESYLNLARSNEKLCEFHKTISYCKTCLGLPGTRAGAQLGGQVSLSMGNAFLGLSLFQKALESFEKALRYAHNNDDAMLECRVCCSLGSFYAQVKDYEKALFFPCKAAELVNDYGKGWSLKYRAMSQYHMAVAYRLLGHLGSAMECCEESMKIALQHGDRPLQALCLLCFADIHRSRGDLETAFPRYDSAMSIMTEIGNRLGQVQVLLGVAKCWVARKALDKALDAIEKAQDLAEEVGNKLSQLKLHCLSEGIYRSKGLQRELRAQVVRFHECVEETELYCGLCGESIGERNSRLQALPCSHIFHLRCLQNNGTRSCPNCCRSSMKPGFV; encoded by the exons ATGGGGCAGGACCAGGCCAAGCAGCAGATCGAGAAGGGACTCCAACTGTACCGGTCGAACCAGACAGAGAAGGCACTGCAGGTGTGGATGAAGGTTCTGGAGAAGAGCGCAGACCTGGTGGGGCGTTTCCGTGTGTTGGGCTGCCTGGTCACAGCACACTCGGAGATGGGCCGCTACAAGGAAATGCTGAAG TTCGCTGTGGTGCAGATCGACACGGCCCGGGAGCTAGAGGACGCCGACTTCCTCCTGGAGAGCTACCTGAACCTGGCGCGCAGCAATGAGAAGTTGTGTGAGTTCCACAAGACCATCTCCTACTGTAAGACCTGCCTGGGTCTGCCAGGCACCAGGGCAGGTGCCCAGCTCGGGGGCCAGGTCAGCCTGAGCATGGGCAATGCCTTCCTGGGCCTCAGCCTCTTCCAGAAGGCCCTGGAGAGCTTCGAGAAGGCCCTGCGCTATGCCCACAACAACGATGACGCCATGCTGGAGTGCCGTGTTTGCTGCAGCCTGGGCAGCTTCTATGCCCAGGTCAAG GATTACGAGAAAGCCCTCTTCTTCCCATGCAAGGCGGCTGAGCTCGTCAACGACTATGGGAAAGGCTGGAGCCTCAAGTACCGGGCCATGAGCCAGTACCACATGGCTGTGGCCTATCGCTTGCTGGGCCACCTGGGCAGTGCCATGGAGTGCTGTGAG GAGTCTATGAAGATTGCTCTGCAGCACGGGGACCGGCCGCTGCAGGCACTTTGCCTGCTCTGCTTTGCTGACATCCACCGCAGCCGAGGCGACCTGGAG ACAGCCTTCCCCAGGTACGACTCTGCCATGAGCATCATGACCGAGATTGGAAACCGCCTGGGGCAGGTGCAGGTGCTGCTGGGTGTGGCCAAGTGCTGGGTGGCCCGCAAGGCCCTGGACAAG GCTCTGGATGCCATTGAGAAAGCCCAGGACCTGGCTGAAGAAGTGGGGAACAAG CTGAGCCAGCTCAAGCTGCACTGCCTGAGCGAGGGCATCTACCGCAGCAAGGGTCTGCAGCGGGAGCTGCGCGCCCAGGTCGTGCGCTTCCACGAGTGCGTGGAGGAGACGGAGCTGTACTGCGGCCTGTGTGGAGAGTCCATCGGAGAGCGCAACAGccgcctgcaggccctgccctgcTCGCATATCTTCCACCTTAG gtgtctgcagaacaacGGGACGCGGAGCTGCCCCAACTGCTGTCGATCCTCCATGAAACCTGGCTTCGTGTGA
- the RAPSN gene encoding 43 kDa receptor-associated protein of the synapse isoform X2, with protein MGQDQAKQQIEKGLQLYRSNQTEKALQVWMKVLEKSADLVGRFRVLGCLVTAHSEMGRYKEMLKFAVVQIDTARELEDADFLLESYLNLARSNEKLCEFHKTISYCKTCLGLPGTRAGAQLGGQVSLSMGNAFLGLSLFQKALESFEKALRYAHNNDDAMLECRVCCSLGSFYAQVKAAELVNDYGKGWSLKYRAMSQYHMAVAYRLLGHLGSAMECCEESMKIALQHGDRPLQALCLLCFADIHRSRGDLETAFPRYDSAMSIMTEIGNRLGQVQVLLGVAKCWVARKALDKALDAIEKAQDLAEEVGNKLSQLKLHCLSEGIYRSKGLQRELRAQVVRFHECVEETELYCGLCGESIGERNSRLQALPCSHIFHLRCLQNNGTRSCPNCCRSSMKPGFV; from the exons ATGGGGCAGGACCAGGCCAAGCAGCAGATCGAGAAGGGACTCCAACTGTACCGGTCGAACCAGACAGAGAAGGCACTGCAGGTGTGGATGAAGGTTCTGGAGAAGAGCGCAGACCTGGTGGGGCGTTTCCGTGTGTTGGGCTGCCTGGTCACAGCACACTCGGAGATGGGCCGCTACAAGGAAATGCTGAAG TTCGCTGTGGTGCAGATCGACACGGCCCGGGAGCTAGAGGACGCCGACTTCCTCCTGGAGAGCTACCTGAACCTGGCGCGCAGCAATGAGAAGTTGTGTGAGTTCCACAAGACCATCTCCTACTGTAAGACCTGCCTGGGTCTGCCAGGCACCAGGGCAGGTGCCCAGCTCGGGGGCCAGGTCAGCCTGAGCATGGGCAATGCCTTCCTGGGCCTCAGCCTCTTCCAGAAGGCCCTGGAGAGCTTCGAGAAGGCCCTGCGCTATGCCCACAACAACGATGACGCCATGCTGGAGTGCCGTGTTTGCTGCAGCCTGGGCAGCTTCTATGCCCAGGTCAAG GCGGCTGAGCTCGTCAACGACTATGGGAAAGGCTGGAGCCTCAAGTACCGGGCCATGAGCCAGTACCACATGGCTGTGGCCTATCGCTTGCTGGGCCACCTGGGCAGTGCCATGGAGTGCTGTGAG GAGTCTATGAAGATTGCTCTGCAGCACGGGGACCGGCCGCTGCAGGCACTTTGCCTGCTCTGCTTTGCTGACATCCACCGCAGCCGAGGCGACCTGGAG ACAGCCTTCCCCAGGTACGACTCTGCCATGAGCATCATGACCGAGATTGGAAACCGCCTGGGGCAGGTGCAGGTGCTGCTGGGTGTGGCCAAGTGCTGGGTGGCCCGCAAGGCCCTGGACAAG GCTCTGGATGCCATTGAGAAAGCCCAGGACCTGGCTGAAGAAGTGGGGAACAAG CTGAGCCAGCTCAAGCTGCACTGCCTGAGCGAGGGCATCTACCGCAGCAAGGGTCTGCAGCGGGAGCTGCGCGCCCAGGTCGTGCGCTTCCACGAGTGCGTGGAGGAGACGGAGCTGTACTGCGGCCTGTGTGGAGAGTCCATCGGAGAGCGCAACAGccgcctgcaggccctgccctgcTCGCATATCTTCCACCTTAG gtgtctgcagaacaacGGGACGCGGAGCTGCCCCAACTGCTGTCGATCCTCCATGAAACCTGGCTTCGTGTGA